A window of Candidatus Nezhaarchaeota archaeon genomic DNA:
TCGCCCTCTTCCACCCCCTGAGGCCCATGCTAGCTGAGAAGGCGGAGAGCGTAGCTGAGGCTTTAAGGGAGCTGGGCGGAAGGTGCTTCATGGAGTTTAAGCTGGACGGGGCTAGGCTTCAAGTGCATAAGAAAGGCAGGGAGGTAAGGGTGTACAGCCGTCGCCTAACAGACGTAACTGAGTCCCTCCCTGAGGTAGTCGAGAAGGTTAGGGAGGGGCTGGCGGCTGATGAGGCCGTTGTGGAGGGGGAGGCCGTGGCCCTGGGCAAGGAGGGTAGGCCTAAGCCCTTCCAATACTTAATGAGGAGGGTTAGGAGGTTGAAGGAGGTTGAAGAAGGGAGGCTTAGAGAGCCTGTGGAGTTCTACGCCTTCGACGTACTCTACGTTAATGGGCGGAGCTTAATCGACGAGCCCTACTTGAGAAGGAGGAGGGTGCTCGAGGAGGTCGTTGGCTTAGTCAGGCCCATCGAGGCTATTGAGGTCAGTAGGGTCGACGAGGGCGAGGAGGTGTTGAGGAGGGCCATAGAAGCCGGGCACGAGGGGGTCGTAGCTAAAGACCTGGAGGCCCCCTATACACCCGGGGTCCGCGGGAGGAAGTGGCTTAAGGTAAAGGCCGGCCCTCATACGCTAGACCTGGTCATTGTCGCTGCCGAGTACGGGCACGGGTACCGGCACCGATGGCTAAGCGACTACCACCTAGCAGCCTACGACCCCTCGACGGGAGGGTTTGAGGTGATAGGCAAGTGCTTCACTGGGCTTACTGACGAGGAAATAGACTACTTAACTAGGAGGCTGAGGGAGCTTGCTATAGCTCAGCGCGGGAGGACGGTCATAGTTAAGCCTAAAGTAGTGGTCGAAGTAGGCTTCGCTGAGCTTCAAGAAAGCCCGCACTACAAGAGTGGAGTGGCGCTTAGGTTCCCTAGGATCTTGAGGATAAGGGAGGATAAGGAGCCTCACGAAGCGAGCACGATAAGTGAGGTTAGAGAGGTTTTTGAGAAGAAGTTTAGGGCGAAGGCCGAAGCCTAGGGAGGGTGGCGTCGACGGGCAGGTAGACGAAGGCGGCTACGACGCAGCCGTACGTGCCCTCAGGGACCCTCTCTATCGACTCTACGCGGCACCTCACCCCCTCTACCTCCATGCCCCTGACCTTAGCCATCTCCTCGACCTTCACCCTAAGCTCCTCCTCTAGCGCACGCCCCCCCTTATGCCCATAGGCCTCAGCCACTAGCCCGTAGCCGTAGCCGTTAGGCCTGCGGGCCCAGCCCCAGGCCACGCCAGCGCTAATGGTCTCTCCGCTAACGCCGTCCATACGGGCGAGGACGGCGAATACGACGGCGCCAGGGGTCAGGTCTATTGAGGAGACCTCGACTGCGTCAGGCGGCACTATGGAGGACACGGGGACTATGTTGTACTGAGCTATGCCGGCGTCCATTAGCGCCTCGTCGAAGGCGTTTAGCGGAGACTTAGGGTTGATAGCCTTACCACCAGTTACGAAGAACTTCCTAGGTAGGAAGAGGCCGTTATAGGTGCTCGACATTAGCCACGTGGCCTCGCGTTGCTAAGGAGCCGATGCCTTAAAAAGCTATTTGTCCCTAGGCCCCTTGCTTAACGAGGCTGCGTATTGAGGGAGCCTAGGCTCTACGTCCTTCGGAGGGTGGGCTGCGACCCATCTAAGTGCACGGGGCTTAAGCTAGCGAGGAAGGGGCTGGTTGAGCTAGTAGTAAAAGCAGGGGAGGCCCCGCGCGGAGCCATAGTCCTAAACCCCTTAGCCTCGAGGATCCTCACCCAGCTCGATAGGAAGCTAGCTGAAGCTAGAGGGGTGCTGGCGGTAGACGGGTCATGGGAGGACGTGGACAAGCTCTTCTCAGCTAGGCTGAGGGGGGCTCATAGGAGGCTCCCCGCGCTCATAGCTAGCAACCCGATTAACTATGGAGTGCTGCATAAGCTCTCGACACTAGAAGCCTTAGCCGCAGCCCTCTTCATACTCGGGTTCCCTGAGGCCTGTAGGAAGCTACTATCGCTATATAAGTGGGGGAGGGTGTTCATTGAGCTTAACTACGAGCTCTTAAAGGCCTACTCTGAAGCTAAGAGTGAAGAAGAAGCGAGGAGGGTAGAGGAGGGTCTTGAGAAGGGGCTACATGTTCCTAGATAAGGAGGTAGTGAGGGGGAGGATGTCGCTCGAGAAGATAGTAGAGCTAGTCTTCACCTCCACCGTCTCCTACCGCGAAATAGCCCTGGAGCTCCTCTCATGGATCAAGGAGAAGGCCGCGCAAGACGGCAGGCCAGACCCCTGGGTTACGAGGGCTGAGCTGTCCAGCTTCATAGACGAGAGGTTCGGTAGGAATAGAAGGAGCGCAGCGTACAAAGTGTTAAGGGAGTTCCTCCTCCCAATGGGCCTCGTGGCCCTAGACAAGAGCCAGGGCAGATACTACCTAAGTAGAGAGTTCTCTAGGGTGCTTAGGAGGATGGCCGAGGCCTACGAGGCCTGGCTTACATACAAGTAGCTACCCCTTTAAAGCCTCGGCTCCCTAGCTGAGTAGAGGATGAGGGCTGTAGTAGACTACGACGTCGAGGGTTCCGTGACGGTAGCTAGGATAATTGAGAGGCTTAGGCGGGCGGGCGGCTTTACAGCCAGGCACCTAGCTGAAGGAGTAGAGGTGCTAGAGGCTATGCTTAGAGATAGCGCCTGCACAGTGTTCCTAGCCTTCCCAGCTTGCCTCGTCGCGACGGGCTTAAGGGGGGTGCTAGCAGGGATGATTAGGAGGGGGATCGTAGACGTCGTTGTAACGACGGGGGGTACTTTAGACCACGACTTAGCGAGGGCTTACGGCGCCCGCTACCTTGAGGGGTCCTTCTACGTAGACGACTACGAGCTAGCTGAGAAGGGTATACATAGGCTGGGCAACATCTTCATCCCGCGCGAGGACTACGGGCCGTTGATCGAGGGGGCCATGCGGAGGATACTGGACGAGCTCTACGCCGCTGGGGTAACTAAGCTCTCCTCGAGGACCCTGGCCGAGGAGGTTGGGAGGAGGCTTAGCGATGGCCAATCTATCCTCAGGCAGGCGTATGAGAAGCGCGTCCCGATCTACTCCCCAAGCATACTAGACTCAGCCGTAGGCACGCAGCTAGTCCTATACTCACAGGCGAGGAAGGTGGAGCTGGACTTAATTCAAGACGAGAAGGAGCTCCTAGACCTAGCCTTTAGCTCAGAGAAGCTAGGGGCCTTAATACTTGGGGGAGGGGTCTCGAAGCACCACGTACTTTGGTTTAGCCAGTTTAAAGGAGGCTTAGACTACGCTGTGTACGTAACTACTGCTCAAGAGTACGACGGAAGTCTCTCAGGAGCTAGAACTAGGGAGGCTGTGAGCTGGGGGAAGGTGAAGGCGAGGGCTAGGCACGTAACGATAGACGGAGACGCCACGCTAATCCTCCCCTTCATGATGGCGGCTGTCTACGAGAGGCTGGGGCTATGATGGGGAGGGCCCTTGAGATCTACAGGCTGTTGAAGGAGGGCCTCAAGCTACCTGAGCTACCTAGCCTCTTTAAAGACCCCTTCCAGGTCTTAGTCATCACCGTCATCTCTCAGAACACGAACGACTTAAACACTGAGCGCGCCTATAGGAGGCTTGAGGCCAGGGGGCTACTTAAGCCAGAGGCTATTTTAGAGGCCAGCCTAGAGGAGCTCGAAGACTCCCTAAGGGTAGCTGGGCTGTATAGGAGCAAGGCTAAGAGGCTTAAAGAGATAGCTAAGCAGGTGCTCGAGAATTACGGCGGGGACTTATCTAGGCTCTTCTCCATGCCCCTAGAGGAGGCTAGAAAGAGGCTCCTAGACCTACCTGGGGTCGGCTTTAAGACGGCCGACGTGCTACTCCTATTCTGCGGGCGCAAGCCAGTCATACCTATCGATACGCACGTGAGCCGGGCGGCGAAGCGCCTAGGCTTAGCGAGCGCGAGGGCTGGCTATGAGGAAGTTAGGCTTAGCCTCCAAGCCCTATACCCACCAGACCCAGAGCTGTACTTAGACCTGCACTTACTGCTGATCTCCCTTGGGAGGAAGTTCTGTAGAGCTCGCAAGCCCCTATGCGCTAAGTGCCCCTTAAGACAGCTCTGCCCATCTAGCTCAGCCAGCGGCCCGCCGCAGCCCTACAGCCTTAGCGCGCATAGCTAAAGGAGCTTGTAGAGCCGCCTGACGCTAAGCTAATCGCTGTAGCTATCGCGGCCTCCTCGGCCCTCCACCGCTCGTCTGAAGAGCAGACTAAGACTACGTCGCCGTCTTCAAGCTTAAACATCCCGCTAAGGCAATTAGCGAGGCTTGGGCTTACTTCCTCTAGGGGCTCCTCAACCCCAGGCACCACAAGCCTACCCTTCCTACAGACTAGCGTTAGGGCTCCGCGAGCCCCTGCCTTAATCGCTTCGTCTCGCTGCTCTATGCCCATCCTCACCTTAGAGGAGGCCCCCTTGACGTGGGCAGCCACCTCGAAGGCCCCTATGTTTAGTTGAGGAGGAGAGATGGGCTTTAGGTCAATAACTCCATAGCGTTCAAGAAGCTCCTTAAGCTCCCTACGCCCACTTAAGCTGAGGACGCAGCCCCTACCCCTCTTAGCCTCGGCGAAGCCGTGCCTAATTAGCGTCGAGAGCATGGACCTAACGACGCCTTCACCAAGCCCAGCCTTGCTTACTAGCGAGTAGCGGCCAATAGGCCCCTCGGCATCTAGTATCCTCAGCAGCAGTATTAGCTTATGTAGAGGGACCTCGATCTTAGGGCCCCTCCCCGGCCTCCCACGCCACTTAGATAGAGCCTCGAGGAGGCTGGACACATAGGAGCTCGGCCCGCTGAGGCTTAAATTCCTTGAGTAGCTGCTTAAGCAGCTATCAGGCTACTGGGACGTTGCGGGGCGTTGCGCGTAAGTTAAGTTGCTGCAGCAGAAGGTTTAAAAAGGTAGCAGGATAAATATCCTACAGCATGGAGTCCAGGAGGGTAGCCAGCATAGCTATGATGACGGCCCTAGCGACGGCCCTAGCCTACGCCACTGCTTGGCTACCGAACGTGACGTTAATGGACGTAGTGGTGTTCATAGCCGGGTGGACGATGGGCATACCTGCGGGAGCCACTGTAGGTTGTTTAAGCTGGCTAATATACGGCACCCTCAACCCGTACGGCTTCAACCCAATAGTATGGATCTCCACGACTACTTGCGAGGCGCTCTACGGCATAGCGGGCGGCTTAGCTAGGAAGATAGTCTCCATCGAGGGCTGCGGGGGCGCTGCGCGCGAGACGATGATAGTACTAGGGGGGCTGGGGCTAATGACTACCTTCGCCTACGACCTAGCTACTAACCTAGCCTTCTCGATAGCCTTCAACGTCCCATTCCCCATAGCCTTAGCCATGGGGGCCCCGTTCGCCGTAGTCCACGAGCTCAGCAACTTCGTGCTCTTCGCCTCAGCAGCCCCAATAGTGCTGAGGACGCTTAACACCCTGGCCCTCGCTAAGCCCCTGGGGGGCAGGGGGGTTGATCAGGGTGGCTAAGTGGAGAAGTATAGCAGTGCTCGCCCTCTGCTGGGCAGTAGTGGCTTCTCTACTAGCTGCTCACTACTACGTGCTCTCATTAACCCAGCCAGCGCGCCCAGCGATGCTAGGTAGCGTACTGCTGATAATAGACTACGGGAACGGCACCTTCCACCTGTACAACGCTACCCTTAGCGAGCCCGTGACCCTCTTTAACTTGACGGCTAGGGTAGCCGCTGTAGAGTACGAAGAGTACCCTGGGCTAGGGATATTCGTGACCTCCATTAACCACGTCGCTAATAACCCAGCTGAGAGCAAGTACTGGACCTGGTGGTATTGGGATGGGAGGCAGTGGGCCCTAGGACCCGTGGGGGCGGGCGCCTTTAGAATTACGAATAGCACCGTTGTATGCTGGTACTACTCGTTCGTCGACCCGGGCACTTGGACGATGAGGCCCCCGTCCTCTAAGATATTTAGCTTAGAAATAGCTCCTAAGAGGCCCTAGGCCCCCCTCCGCGACGCAGCGCGCTGAGCTAGCGCTTAATCTTTCTCACCAGGCAGTCTACTATAAACGGCGCTGGGTTCACGCCAGTGACCTCGAATAGCTCCTCCCAGTCTGGGGAGCCGTTCACCTCAATGACCACGGGGCCCCTAGGCCCCTCGACGATGTCTACTCCTGCGTACCAGAGGTCGAGGGCCTCCACGGCCTTCAGGGCCATCTCCTCGTACTCCCCCTCAAGCTTACAGGGCCTCCCCTCACCCCCCTGGGCTATGTTGGTCCTCCACTCCCCCTTAGGGGCGTAGCGATACATGGCCGCGATGACCCTTCCGTCGACAGCGAACACCCTCATGTCGCGCGCCGGCTTATCGATGTACTCCTGCACGTATAGCGGGTGGCGGGTGGAGGCTAGGGTCTTCAAGATCCTAAAGGCGATCTCAGGGTGCTCAATTAGCACTGAGCCGTAGCCCCTCGAGCCGACTATGGGCTTTACCACGACCCTCCTCAGCCTCTTGGAGTACTCGTAGGCCGTCCTCAAGTCTTCGCAGACGAGGGTCTTGGGGACAGGGATCCCCTTAGCGTCGAGCTTATAGAGAGTCCTGTACTTATCGCGCGTAGTAAGCAGGGGCTCGAGCGGGTTCATTAAGACCACTCCGCTAGCCTCTAGGTGCTCGAGCAGCGTCATCCGTCTAACCATCTGCTCGGTGTTCACAATGGAGCCCAGCGACCTAACGAAGGCCCCGTCGAGGTCGTCGAGGCTCCTAGGGCCCACGGTGAAGCGGGGCCTGCCCCCTACCACTGAGGATATGCGGGAGATCCTTACGAACTCGTGCCTAATGCCCCTGCTCCCCAGCTCTTTTAAGATGTCTTGGCAAGGGCGGTCGGGGTTGTAGGTATCGTGAATCACGGCTATGAACAAGGGGGCCCCCGCCCCGGGCCGCTCTTCACCCTCCTAAAAACTTTGGCCACATGGGCGCGCCTTCAACCCCCCAGGCCTCCATAGGGGGCCGCGCTAGCTTCATAGGCTACTGCTTAAGGAGGGGCCGAGCCCTCTACTTCCTCTACGAGCCGCTGTAGGTCCATGCGTAAGACTTCCTCCGCCGCCTCCCCCAACCCCCTCCTAGAGGCCAGTTCCTCAATTAGCTTCGCGAGGCCCTCCCTCAACCTTAACCTCACGGCTCGGCCAGACTCCGTATTTACGAAGAGGAAGGAGATGTCCTCCACCCTCGACTCGACGATCTCTAAGTTCAGCTTCCCAGCCGTACATCCAAAGGATGCCTGAATCCCGTCGATGGCGCAGGAGTACGGGGCCTTCTTAGGCAAGAAGGCTGTGCACTTCACGCTAAGCGGAGACTCGACTCTTAACTTCTCTCTAGCATAGCTCCCTACCTTGTACCCTAGCGCGAGCCACGGGCCTACGTGGCCGTGCAGCCTAACAGCCTCTTCGAAGCTAAGGCCCCACCTCATCCCCACCTAGGCCCCGCTATAAGCCGTCCCGCCTTCACATCCCTGCTTACTTAAGGCTGGCCGCTTAGCCAAGGCTTAAGCGGTACGAGCTTACTCCTAACCCCTTGGATCTTAGGGTGGTAGACGTAGTCTAAGGCAGACCCCTTAGCCTCCCTTAACTTTACGTGGTCGATTAAGCCCTTAAAGGGGCCGCCCGCGAGCCCATCAGCAACTACAGCATAGCCCTGAGCTGTCTCCTTCGTCACCCTAGCGCCCTTAAGGGGGCTAACCCTCCTCACGGGTGCGTACTTCGATAGCCTCTTCGTAAGCTCCTCGAAGACGCGGGGCACGCGAACAAGCCTACCTGAGAGAAGAATCTCCCTAGGCTTAGGGACAGATACAAGCATAGCTCCCACGGCCTTCTCCACCCCCTCGATCATGGCCTCCCAGGCTAGCCTGCAGCGATCGCTACGATCTATAGACTCTATGAAGGCCTCCGGGGAGGGGGCCTCGGCAATAGTTATACACCCGCCGGTGAAGACGTCCGCCTTCTCCCAGCTACCTACAAGCTGCACGAGCTCTAGGTCTGCGTAGGACATCGTTAAGAAGCCTGGGCCTAACATCGTCGTCCCGCCGAAGCCGTCGACAACCACCCCGCCATTAACCCCCATCACGGCGTTGTACCCAAAGCCCATCTCGACCTGTATGAACGACACCTCTGAGTAGGGTAGCTTCAGCCTCTCTGCTTGATCGTGGACCCCCAGCATGCAGACGCACAGCTTATCCGCGGTGCCCATGTCTATCTTGTTCAGCTTCCTGTGAGGGGGGACCGTAGGTAGGTGGATAACCCCTGGGATGAAGCAGACAGGCAGGTTCCTCCTCTTCATCTCCTTGACCACCTGCGTCATAGCGTAGTATATGAAGGCCCCCGTAGACCCCCTCCTAATAGCCTCTTCGACAGCCCCCTTAGTCGTCAGTAACACGTAGGTGTAGTACCACTCCTCCAGCAGCTCGCTAGGTATGTCTGAGAGGTAGGTTAGCTCGACGCCGTAGCCAGAGGGGCCGACTATTAGGTCGAGGGGCATGGCCTCCTCGACCGCCTTAATCAAGGCCCCAGGGTCTCTAGCTACCTCAACGGTCTCTAAGGACCTCTCGTAGAACACCTCCCCCTCCTCTAGGCCGCATACGTCTAGCGACTTCGTGCCTGGGTCGATCCCAATTACCCTAGCCACGAAGGATAGTCCTTTAGTGCCAGTAAAAACCTTACGGAGGCCGGGTGGCGTCAGCGCCGTGGGCAGCTAGGGGCAGGCCTCAAACACCGCCAAGGAGCCTAGGTAGGCGTGAAGCTCCTGAATAAAAGAGTTTAGCTTCAGCACTGGGACTATAGGGACTCCGCAGTGGATAGCCACAGCCTCTTCGAGCAGAGTAACTAGGCAAGGGACGACTCGAACCCTGGGCTCTAAAGGTAGGCCTAGCCTCTCTCGAAGAGTAGGTAGCGCATCAGCGAGGGCCCTAGCCCTCTCTAAGTGACGATCCACCGCCCTCCTAAGCTGAGGGGGCTTACCAGCCCTAACCCCCCAGTTCTTACAGTCTACAGCTACTAAAACCTGGCCCCTCTGAGCCACTACGTCGACCTCGTAGAGCCTGCCGGACGACTTGAACCTAAGCGAAGTGGCTACCTTAAACCCGTTGGCTTCAAAGGCGCTAGAGCACAGAGACTCAAAGTCCCTCCAGCTTAGCCTAGGGGCTAGCTCTAGTAGGCTAGCCCCGGACTTTAAGGCCTCGGCGGCCACCAAGGCCCTGCTGAGAGGCCTAGCCACCCCTCCCTCAACTACCACTAGCCCAGCCTCTTCGAGCCTACGCAGCTCCTTAATCAAGTCCTCGCGGAGGGGCCTAGGCTTAAGGGGGGG
This region includes:
- a CDS encoding DUF4443 domain-containing protein, which gives rise to MSSLLEALSKWRGRPGRGPKIEVPLHKLILLLRILDAEGPIGRYSLVSKAGLGEGVVRSMLSTLIRHGFAEAKRGRGCVLSLSGRRELKELLERYGVIDLKPISPPQLNIGAFEVAAHVKGASSKVRMGIEQRDEAIKAGARGALTLVCRKGRLVVPGVEEPLEEVSPSLANCLSGMFKLEDGDVVLVCSSDERWRAEEAAIATAISLASGGSTSSFSYAR
- a CDS encoding DUF4430 domain-containing protein, whose protein sequence is MAKWRSIAVLALCWAVVASLLAAHYYVLSLTQPARPAMLGSVLLIIDYGNGTFHLYNATLSEPVTLFNLTARVAAVEYEEYPGLGIFVTSINHVANNPAESKYWTWWYWDGRQWALGPVGAGAFRITNSTVVCWYYSFVDPGTWTMRPPSSKIFSLEIAPKRP
- a CDS encoding restriction endonuclease: MSYLLTKPLLLALLEAGSVSLDEPPLKPRPLREDLIKELRRLEEAGLVVVEGGVARPLSRALVAAEALKSGASLLELAPRLSWRDFESLCSSAFEANGFKVATSLRFKSSGRLYEVDVVAQRGQVLVAVDCKNWGVRAGKPPQLRRAVDRHLERARALADALPTLRERLGLPLEPRVRVVPCLVTLLEEAVAIHCGVPIVPVLKLNSFIQELHAYLGSLAVFEACP
- a CDS encoding RimK family alpha-L-glutamate ligase, whose product is MFIAVIHDTYNPDRPCQDILKELGSRGIRHEFVRISRISSVVGGRPRFTVGPRSLDDLDGAFVRSLGSIVNTEQMVRRMTLLEHLEASGVVLMNPLEPLLTTRDKYRTLYKLDAKGIPVPKTLVCEDLRTAYEYSKRLRRVVVKPIVGSRGYGSVLIEHPEIAFRILKTLASTRHPLYVQEYIDKPARDMRVFAVDGRVIAAMYRYAPKGEWRTNIAQGGEGRPCKLEGEYEEMALKAVEALDLWYAGVDIVEGPRGPVVIEVNGSPDWEELFEVTGVNPAPFIVDCLVRKIKR
- a CDS encoding pyruvoyl-dependent arginine decarboxylase, encoding MSSTYNGLFLPRKFFVTGGKAINPKSPLNAFDEALMDAGIAQYNIVPVSSIVPPDAVEVSSIDLTPGAVVFAVLARMDGVSGETISAGVAWGWARRPNGYGYGLVAEAYGHKGGRALEEELRVKVEEMAKVRGMEVEGVRCRVESIERVPEGTYGCVVAAFVYLPVDATLPRLRPSP
- a CDS encoding DUF1464 family protein, producing the protein MARVIGIDPGTKSLDVCGLEEGEVFYERSLETVEVARDPGALIKAVEEAMPLDLIVGPSGYGVELTYLSDIPSELLEEWYYTYVLLTTKGAVEEAIRRGSTGAFIYYAMTQVVKEMKRRNLPVCFIPGVIHLPTVPPHRKLNKIDMGTADKLCVCMLGVHDQAERLKLPYSEVSFIQVEMGFGYNAVMGVNGGVVVDGFGGTTMLGPGFLTMSYADLELVQLVGSWEKADVFTGGCITIAEAPSPEAFIESIDRSDRCRLAWEAMIEGVEKAVGAMLVSVPKPREILLSGRLVRVPRVFEELTKRLSKYAPVRRVSPLKGARVTKETAQGYAVVADGLAGGPFKGLIDHVKLREAKGSALDYVYHPKIQGVRSKLVPLKPWLSGQP
- a CDS encoding deoxyhypusine synthase, which gives rise to MRAVVDYDVEGSVTVARIIERLRRAGGFTARHLAEGVEVLEAMLRDSACTVFLAFPACLVATGLRGVLAGMIRRGIVDVVVTTGGTLDHDLARAYGARYLEGSFYVDDYELAEKGIHRLGNIFIPREDYGPLIEGAMRRILDELYAAGVTKLSSRTLAEEVGRRLSDGQSILRQAYEKRVPIYSPSILDSAVGTQLVLYSQARKVELDLIQDEKELLDLAFSSEKLGALILGGGVSKHHVLWFSQFKGGLDYAVYVTTAQEYDGSLSGARTREAVSWGKVKARARHVTIDGDATLILPFMMAAVYERLGL
- a CDS encoding formylmethanofuran dehydrogenase subunit E family protein, with protein sequence MRWGLSFEEAVRLHGHVGPWLALGYKVGSYAREKLRVESPLSVKCTAFLPKKAPYSCAIDGIQASFGCTAGKLNLEIVESRVEDISFLFVNTESGRAVRLRLREGLAKLIEELASRRGLGEAAEEVLRMDLQRLVEEVEGSAPP
- a CDS encoding endonuclease III, producing MMGRALEIYRLLKEGLKLPELPSLFKDPFQVLVITVISQNTNDLNTERAYRRLEARGLLKPEAILEASLEELEDSLRVAGLYRSKAKRLKEIAKQVLENYGGDLSRLFSMPLEEARKRLLDLPGVGFKTADVLLLFCGRKPVIPIDTHVSRAAKRLGLASARAGYEEVRLSLQALYPPDPELYLDLHLLLISLGRKFCRARKPLCAKCPLRQLCPSSSASGPPQPYSLSAHS
- a CDS encoding ATP-dependent DNA ligase: MSKGSRSFRELCELGERLEATSSRNAMVALVADYLKTLSSGDLEVAVPLIVGKAFPDWDQRELEVSGATVVKVVEKLAGVSKGGFLEAFNRTGDYGGAVKLLFEEKRALKQAVLGASPLSLVEVYRGLEAIAEAKGPGSRRRKERVLEGLLSRADPLQAKYIVKAVLGERRHGFGEALMEEAVAKAFNVPLELVRRAYMLTSDLPLVAKTAAQGVKELSSLSVALFHPLRPMLAEKAESVAEALRELGGRCFMEFKLDGARLQVHKKGREVRVYSRRLTDVTESLPEVVEKVREGLAADEAVVEGEAVALGKEGRPKPFQYLMRRVRRLKEVEEGRLREPVEFYAFDVLYVNGRSLIDEPYLRRRRVLEEVVGLVRPIEAIEVSRVDEGEEVLRRAIEAGHEGVVAKDLEAPYTPGVRGRKWLKVKAGPHTLDLVIVAAEYGHGYRHRWLSDYHLAAYDPSTGGFEVIGKCFTGLTDEEIDYLTRRLRELAIAQRGRTVIVKPKVVVEVGFAELQESPHYKSGVALRFPRILRIREDKEPHEASTISEVREVFEKKFRAKAEA
- a CDS encoding DUF367 family protein yields the protein MREPRLYVLRRVGCDPSKCTGLKLARKGLVELVVKAGEAPRGAIVLNPLASRILTQLDRKLAEARGVLAVDGSWEDVDKLFSARLRGAHRRLPALIASNPINYGVLHKLSTLEALAAALFILGFPEACRKLLSLYKWGRVFIELNYELLKAYSEAKSEEEARRVEEGLEKGLHVPR